A window of Carassius auratus strain Wakin unplaced genomic scaffold, ASM336829v1 scaf_tig00007968, whole genome shotgun sequence contains these coding sequences:
- the LOC113071741 gene encoding protein ELFN1-like: MASRRALGASNGGMVKSAFFWSLAIIYLTHISGVRGDCWLIEGEKGFVWLAICSQNQPPYEAIPQHINSTIVDLRLNENKIKSIHYSALSRFTNLTYLNMTKNEINYIEDGAFSAQFNLQVLQLGFNKLRNLTEGILRGLGKLQYLYLQANLIETVTPNAFWECPNIENIDLSMNRIQVLDGSTFTSLTKLTTCELYTNPFNCSCELLGFVKWLSVFPNRTSERMVCDSPAGVSGYSLLSQNPNNPTYRNALHMLSTVCTEDYTTPYIPVPTETTTYPPDSTPCGLEDCPSGTEPEEISISPTYIDLDVKPIMKLKQVSHTNALITVQIPYPYKKMYILVLYNNSFFTVIQNLKRQKEDIELKNLKPHTDYTYCVASIRNSLRFNHTCLTLSTGRRNGKEPETSKSSATHYIMTIIGCLFGMVIVLGIVYYCLRKKRQQDEKHKKAGSLKKNIIELKYGGELEGRTISRLSQKQIMAGENMIRMPYLPSGSGMEQYKLQDISDTPKMAKGNYMEVRTGEHLDRRECEMSMPGNSQGSVPEISTIAKEVDKVNQIITNCIDALKSESTSFQGVKSGAVSTAEPQLVMISEQPQSKSGFLSPVYKDSYHHSLQRHHTSDASPKRPSTATGGPLRSPRPYRSEGPYKSESKYIEKTSPTGETILTITPTAAILRAEAEKIRQYSEHRHSYPDAHQIEELEEPDSRKTSILEPLTRPRARDLAYSQLSPQYHNLSYSSSPEYYSKPSHSIWERFKLHRKRHKNEEYMAAGHALRKKVQFAKDEDLHDILDYWKGVSAQQKS, from the coding sequence ATGGCTTCCAGGAGGGCATTAGGAGCTAGTAATGGAGGTATGGTGAAGAGTGCCTTCTTCTGGTCTTTGGCCATAATCTATCTGACTCACATAAGTGGAGTGAGGGGGGATTGCTGGCTCATAGAAGGTGAAAAGGGCTTTGTGTGGCTGGCAATTTGCAGCCAAAACCAGCCACCCTATGAGGCCATCCCTCAGCATATCAACAGCACCATAGTGGACCTTCGATTGAATGAGAACAAGATCAAGAGCATCCACTACTCTGCCCTTAGCCGCTTTACCAACCTCACATACCTGAATATGACCAAGAATGAGATTAATTACATTGAGGATGGTGCTTTTTCAGCCCAGTTCAACTTGCAGGTTCTCCAGTTGGGTTTTAATAAGTTACGTAACTTAACTGAAGGGATTCTCAGGGGTTTGGGAAAGCTGCAGTACCTCTACCTCCAGGCCAACCTGATTGAGACTGTGACACCCAATGCCTTCTGGGAGTGCCCAAACATAGAAAACATCGACCTTTCTATGAATCGCATCCAGGTGCTTGATGGGTCCACCTTCACCAGCCTAACAAAGCTGACCACCTGTGAACTCTACACCAATCCTTTCAACTGCTCCTGTGAGCTCTTGGGGTTTGTCAAGTGGCTCTCTGTCTTTCCCAACAGGACAAGTGAACGGATGGTGTGCGATTCTCCTGCAGGAGTCTCGGGCTACAGTCTCTTAAGTCAGAATCCAAACAATCCCACATACCGGAATGCTCTGCATATGCTGTCCACTGTGTGCACGGAGGACTACACGACTCCGTACATCCCTGTGCCTACTGAGACCACCACTTACCCTCCAGACTCTACACCATGTGGGCTGGAAGACTGTCCCTCAGGGACTGAGCCAGAGGAAATCAGCATCAGTCCCACGTACATTGACTTAGATGTGAAACCAATCATGAAACTAAAGCAAGTGTCTCACACGAATGCATTAATCACTGTTCAGATCCCTTACCCCTACAAGAAGATGTACATCCTTGTCCTGTACAATAACAGCTTCTTCACTGTTATACAGAATCTGAAGCGACAGAAGGAGGACATTGAACTGAAAAACTTGAAACCCCACACCGATTACACCTACTGTGTGGCTTCCATAAGAAACTCGTTGCGTTTCAATCATACTTGTTTAACACTATCCACAGGGCGTAGGAATGGAAAAGAGCCAGAAACTAGTAAATCATCAGCCACTCACTACATAATGACTATCATAGGATGTCTTTTTGGTATGGTAATTGTTTTAGGGATAGTGTACTATTGCTTGCGAAAAAAGAGACAACAAGATGAAAAGCACAAAAAGGCAGGAAGCTTAAAGAAGAACATAATTGAGCTAAAATATGGTGGTGAGCTAGAGGGTAGGACGATATCAAGGCTGTCTCAAAAGCAAATTATGGCTGGGGAGAACATGATCCGCATGCCCTATCTACCTTCCGGCAGTGGAATGGAGCAATACAAACTTCAAGACATTAGTGACACTCCAAAAATGGCCAAAGGAAATTACATGGAAGTGAGAACTGGGGAGCACCTAGATCGAAGGGAATGTGAGATGTCTATGCCTGGCAACAGTCAAGGCTCAGTTCCCGAGATATCGACAATCGCAAAGGAAGTAGACAAGGTCAACCAGATTATTACCAATTGTATAGATGCTCTGAAATCAGAGTCCACCTCCTTCCAAGGGGTGAAATCTGGTGCTGTTTCAACAGCTGAACCTCAACTGGTAATGATCTCAGAACAGCCTCAGAGCAAGTCTGGCTTCCTGTCACCTGTCTACAAGGACAGCTACCACCACTCTTTACAAAGACATCACACATCAGATGCTTCTCCGAAGCGTCCAAGTACAGCAACTGGTGGTCCACTGCGGAGTCCAAGGCCATATCGCTCAGAGGGGCCCTACAAGTCAGAGTCAAAGTATATTGAGAAAACTTCACCCACAGGGGAGACTATTTTGACTATTACACCCACAGCTGCGATACTAAGGGCAGAGGCGGAGAAGATCCGTCAATATAGTGAGCATCGGCACTCCTACCCCGACGCCCACCAAATTGAAGAGTTGGAAGAACCAGATAGTCGGAAAACGTCCATTTTGGAGCCCCTGACACGGCCTCGTGCCAGAGACTTGGCTTACTCGCAGCTCTCTCCCCAATACCACAATCTCAGTTACTCGTCTAGTCCTGAGTACTACAGCAAACCATCACACAGCATCTGGGAGCGCTTTAAACTCCATCGCAAGCGACACAAAAATGAGGAGTACATGGCTGCAGGTCATGCTCTGAGGAAAAAAGTGCAGTTTGCTAAGGATGAAGATCTTCATGACATTCTAGATTACTGGAAGGGAGTGTCAGCCCAACAAAAATCTTAA